The segment GCGCTGTCGATCGCTTCTTGCAACTTGGCTTTCGGCTGCACGCCCATGAACTGCGAGACGACCTGGCCGCCTTTGAAGACCATGACCGTCGGGATGCTCTGAATGCCGTACTTGCGAGCGAGGTTCGGGCTTTCGTCGGTATTGACCTTACCAACCTTGGCGCCGCTTTCGTATTCCTTGCTGAGCTGGTCGATCACCGGGGCGAGTTGACGGCACGGACCGCACCAAGGGGCCCAAAAGTCAACCAAAACCGGTTCGGCCGACTGCAACACTTCCGTCTCAAAATTGGCTTCGTTAAATTCCATCGCCATGGCGAATCATCTCCACAACCGTAAAATATCTTGTTCCAAAGCGCCAACGATCCAGGCGCTTCTGGCTTTGCTGGCAGAAACCGCTCAATTATAGGTAGGGGTGAGGGGGTGTCAACGAACCCGACTCGCCCGCCAATTGATCCTAAAGCGGTCTGCAGCATGCGTTTCGTGCGTCTGCGGCGTTACTTATTAGGATGCTCTATGTCTTCCCAGGTTACGATCTATCACAATCCGCGCTGCCAAAAGAGCCGCCAAACGTTGGAACTACTGCGATCCCATGGGGTTGAGCCCAAGATCGTCGAGTACCTGAAGTCGCCGCTCGATGAAAAAACGCTAGCAAAATTAGTGAAACAGCTCGGGGGGGACGCGAAGCTGCTGGTTCGGGAAAAAGATTGGCGAAAGCTCGGATTACCGCAACCGGCTGATTCGGAGGAGATCCTGCAGACCCTGGCGGAACATCCTGCGCTGATCGAGCGTCCAATTGTCGTCAGCGGCGGAAAGGCCCGCTTGGGACGGCCCCCCGAGAATGTGTTGGAATTGCTGTAACGCTTCCGGCGGTTTCTACCCGCGGTTCTCGCATTCCCCTATCCGGTACGGCTATAGTAGACTTGTCCGCCGGAATTCGCCCCTTACGCGGCGCGTTCCCTTTCCTGACGATAACCTTCGAGCGCCGTCGACTTGCTGGTCGCGGCGAGCGTCGAAAAACATAGAAACGGCTGATGGC is part of the Blastopirellula sediminis genome and harbors:
- the arsC gene encoding arsenate reductase (glutaredoxin) (This arsenate reductase requires both glutathione and glutaredoxin to convert arsenate to arsenite, after which the efflux transporter formed by ArsA and ArsB can extrude the arsenite from the cell, providing resistance.), encoding MSSQVTIYHNPRCQKSRQTLELLRSHGVEPKIVEYLKSPLDEKTLAKLVKQLGGDAKLLVREKDWRKLGLPQPADSEEILQTLAEHPALIERPIVVSGGKARLGRPPENVLELL
- the trxA gene encoding thioredoxin, with translation MAMEFNEANFETEVLQSAEPVLVDFWAPWCGPCRQLAPVIDQLSKEYESGAKVGKVNTDESPNLARKYGIQSIPTVMVFKGGQVVSQFMGVQPKAKLQEAIDSAKA